The following are encoded together in the Plasmodium malariae genome assembly, chromosome: 1 genome:
- the PmUG01_01012100 gene encoding Plasmodium exported protein, unknown function has product MEKFIKLLLLIEIGTFFLLSWKYYFYNDVCKFKKSVIDCCKLGKKLDTRPYRLLEQCRKENISNDVWLKEKMLYNVGCAKKDISNSKKLTKDKNKRTEGNLLDNSRYNVKPGKIKKFAYVIGDSHFEEGMSKKKEYENEFRKVAKDDLMILRKRVNKAYIFLYLLPTVLLIAGIIYITLEKLNVIREKFSTIWSNILTVEIVFPLALSLIVLPVFTYVLKKIVKYNKFIYIKSRLRCMYYPSFPKIFY; this is encoded by the exons atggaaaaatttattaagttacttttattaattgAAATTGGTACCTTCTTCCTTTTATCatggaaatattatttttacaatgatGTA tgTAAGTTTAAAAAATCTGTAATTGATTGCTGCAAACTTGGCAAAAAATTAGATACAAGACCTTATCGATTACTTGAACAATGTagaaaggaaaatatttcGAATGATGTATGGTTAAAGGAAAAGATGCTATATAATGTAGGATGCgcaaaaaaagatatatctaatagtaaaaaattaactaaaGATAAGAATAAACGAACAGAGGGAAACTTATTAGATAATTCAAGATACAATGTAAAGCctggtaaaataaaaaagtttgcATATGTAATTGGAGATTCACATTTCGAAGAAGGAATGTccaagaaaaaagaatatgaaaatgaatttaGAAAAGTTGCAAAAGATGATTTGATGATTTTAAGAAAGAGAGTAAATAAAgcatacatttttctttatcttttaCCTACAGTGCTTCTAATTGCtggaataatttatattacattggaaaaattaaatgttatCAGAGAGAAATTTTCTACAATATGGTCGAATATTTTAACAGTGGAAATAGTATTTCCATTGGCATTGTCCCTTATAGTTTTACCAGTATTTACTTATGTCTTAaagaaaattgtaaaatataataagtttatatatataaaatctaGACTAAGGTGTATGTATTACCCTTCTTTTCCTAAAATATTCTATTAA